Below is a genomic region from Castanea sativa cultivar Marrone di Chiusa Pesio chromosome 2, ASM4071231v1.
ACTGAAAATTTTGTCCCTATCCAAGTTACGCTCCTTAAGCCATAACTTGTTCCTGCGATTCCACATGAACCACGCCACTACCGCAAACAATTCCAGCCTCTGTTTCTGCAACCCGATCAGATGAACCAATTCCTGAGTCTCTTTGATGTTTAGGTACTCTGTTCTAACCCAATTGAGACAGGATAACCAAACTTGCTGTAATTCTTCGCAACTCCAAATAGCATGAAGGGTAGTCTCTTGTGCTAAATGACAGGCGTTGCATCGCGTGTCTTCAAGGATTTTCCTCTTCTTTAAGTTCACTTTTGAAGGTAATGCATCTGAGTAGACTTGCCACaggaatgtttttattttgtttggaaCCCGGATCTTCCAAATGCGCTTCCAAAAGGAGTTCTGGAGCGAACCATCTGATGTCGACACCGCTGCACTGTTTTCATCCTCACATAACAGTTTATAACCTGATTTGACCGAATACTCTCCGTTGGAACAGCTAGGCCAGATTAAAACATCCTTCTGATGGGTTAGACAAAGTGGGATTGCCATGATACGTTGAgcttcaaaattaatgaaatgttGGCGTATTAGATTCTGGTCCCAAGTACCTGTTTCCAAGGATATGAGGGCCGAAAATTTTACCCCCTCTAGTTCAGGTACCCGTGGAGATATAATTTTCAAAGACCCCTCACCTTGTAACCAATTGTCACAGTATATATTAATGCTCTTCCCATCTCCGATCCTCCACCTCATTCCCTTCAAATCACCTTCCTTgctttcttaatattttgccaAGCTAAGGACCTAGATGAGTTTGAAGCTTCCAACACCGAACCccttggaaaatatttagctTTGAAGACTCGATAAAAGAGAGATTTCTGGTCCCTTAATAGCCTCCACACCTGTTTGGCTAACATCGCATCATTGAATTTCTCCAAATCTTTGAACCCCATTCCTCCCTCTGATTTAGGTTTGCAAAGAATTTCCCATTTTTTTCCAATGCATTTTTCTTTGCTCCCCCTTCTGCCCTTAATAGAATTTTTGAATCAAGGCCTCAATCTCATTACAAACACTCATCGGCAATTTGAAGCAACTCATGGCAAAGGTAGGAATTTCTTGCACCACTGCCTTAAGTAAAACTTCTCTACCGGCTTGTGGCAGGAGCTTTTCTTTCCAACCTTAGAGTTTATTTCATACcctttcttttatatatcttAAGCTCTCTTTTTTATTCCTTCCCACCACCGCGGGTAAGCCAAGGTACTTTTTATATCCTTTTACCTTTGGTACCCCTAAGAAATTTGAAATCTCCTTCCTTGTTCCTTCACTTGCTGCATTGCTAAAGAATATGGAAGTTTTCTCCCGGATGAGCTTTTGGCCTGAAGCACGTTCATACAAGGAAAGAATGGCTTGAATTGCTTGTAGTCAGACTTAGTAGCTCAACAAAACAATaagctatcatctgcaaaaaatagATGTGAGATTTTTGGACCATTTTTACATAATGAGAAGCCCCTTATTTGATCATTAAGGGCTGCCCTTTGGAGCATCCTATTTAACCCTTTCAAGCATAGCAAAAAATGGTAGGGGGACAAGGGGTCACCTTGCCTAATCCCTCTTGATGGTCTAATATCTCCCTTAGACTCCCCATTCACCAAAATTGAGTAAGACATCGTACTAATGCACTCAAAAATAAGGGGCACCCATTTTTcataaaagcccattttctccataATCTTTACCAAAAATTCCAATTTGACTCTATCATATGCCTTGCTCATATCTGACTTCATAGCCATAAAGCCCATCTTCTTAGATTTTTGAGATTCCATTTGATGTAGAGTTTCAAAGGCCACCAAGATATTATCATAAATAGCTTTACTAGACTGAAAGGCACTTTGAGATCTCGAAATAACACTAGGTAATATTTTCTTAAGTCTATTTGCTAGAACTTTAGAAATAATCTTATAGAGAGTATTACAAAGTGCTATAGGACGGAATTCTGAAACTCTTACCGGGCTTTTTACCTTCGGAATAAGTGTGATAAAGGTACAATTTATGGAATGAGGGATTGTACCGGACTTGAGGCAAGTCAGAACTGCCTCTATCACTTCCTTTCCAATGGTTGGCCAAAATTGTTGAAAGAATAATGGAGGCATCCCATCCAGTCCCGGGGCTTTTAAAGGGTCCATCTGTTTCAAGGCTAAGTCCACTACAGTTCTTTGAAAAGGGGCTGCAAGTTTATTGTTCATCTCATCTGTAATCATCAATGGTGTGGCTTAAAGAGCATCCTCAATCTGATCCCGAGAGGATGAGGAAAATAGATTATCATAGGACTCAATCAATATGTTTGCTATTTCCTCCTCTTCCTTACATCTTTCCCCCCTCAAATTTTCTAGCACCTCAATTCTATTTTGCCGGAATCTATGAGTAGCTTGACTATGGAAAAATCTAGTATTTCCATCACCTTCAGGCAGCCATAGAGTGCGTGATCTTTGCCCCCACATTTTTCCCTCCTTGGATAGAAGATCATTTATCTCCCTTTTTAGCCGAAACAACCTACCCATGGACTTCCCACCGATTGCTGCATCTTCTGCTTTGCGtagctacttttttttttttttttcctttaattgcCGAGTGATGTTCCCAATAGCCACCCTACTCCACCATTTCAGTTTAGATTGGTAGTGCCCAATCTTGCCTTCAACTTGAGCCATGGCATGCCCATGATATTCAAGTAACCACGCCTCCTCCATTGTTTCCCTACAACCTTCTTCCTCCAACCACATGTGCTTAAATCGCCATGGTTTTTGCCGGATTTTTGGAATCCCATTAAGGCTGATAAGGATTGGTTTATGGTCCGACGAACCACATTCCAAGTGAATCACCTTAGTGGGAGGAAATTTTTCTATCCACTCCATGGTTGCTACCGCTCTATCAATCCTTTCCCAAAAAGTGAAGCCATCTGAATGACCATTACACCATGTGAATTTGCCTCCCACAAAACCAAGATCTCTGAACCCACACTCATCAAGAATAGCTCTAAATTCTTCCATTTGTCTTTTAGGCCTTAGTCTTCCTCCCTTTTTCTCATGACTTCTAGTCATCTCATTAAAATCTCTTGCACAAAGCCAAAGGATTGAATTCCTAGTCTTAAGTCTTCGAAGACAAGTCCATGAGAGATGATGATTCAGTGTTTCTGACTCCCCATAAAAACCCGTAAATCTCCATTCATCCTTCTTACCCTTGTTCAAAATGTCATCGATATGATTTGGAGAAAAGGTGCCTAAAGAGAAATCAACGAcaaatccccccccccctcgtACCACGACAAACTTCGATCATACCACCAAATTTCAACTTACTTCGTATATCTTCAAGCCTAGCTTTATCCAGCCATGTTTCGGCTAAGAACACAACTGAGGGATCTTGTGCCCGGATCAATCCCCAAGCTCCTACTCTGTCGAAAGGTTCCCAAGTTCCTGACAATTCCAACATAGGAGATTCATTGTTGTTGGCGGAGCTGACAGTCAGCCTCCACCACTGGTAATTTTGTTTTACTGCTGTTGGGAACcaatcttctctttttttgaaCCTCACACCCATCCACTTCTATGAGAGATCTTTTGGCTCGATAGCCAATCCTTTATTTTCCTCCATCATCAGATCCTTGTGCAGGTCTTGCTATTCTAGTCCATGTTCTGGTTGGAGTTTGCCCCTTCCTTACACGGCCAGAAATTTTCCCAAGCTCCTCGAGTTGATGTGTTATGCTAATACTTGGAGGGCTTTCACTTAAGTTGGCCACGTGACAATCACTTGACTCGGGTACACCTTTAGAgctatttgttttattttttttcctccttatCCTTATTAGGAAGGTCTAAGACAACCTTTTTAAGATTTGTCGTATCTCCCCTTTTTTCACTCCCATTAATTTCAATCCTATTTAATTCTCTATCAATCTCCAAAATCTGGCTGTCAATTATATTCCCTTTAATTCCGTGATTGCCTCCATTAGTGTTTGGAGAATTGATGACCTCGGTGCAGTTATTGTTTCAGTTACGTGCTCCTCTGTTTCTGCTCTAGTCGTTTCCTTCAGCTGCCTTCCCTTTGTTAATGTCTTCCCAATTTCCCTTCGACGGTGGTGAATGCTCCTCAGTCATCGGTTTGGCAGGCTTTGGCATCTTCTGTTTTCTATCCTCGTAGTACCCAGGCACAACCACCACGAGCTTACGACTCATCGGAACTAAGGTTGCCCGAATCCAAGCCCCATACTCTCGGTCACTTTCTTTTAACATTCTTTCACTCTATATCCACCTATCGCAGTCCTTGTCTGAGAGATCCAAGCATCCACACCAGTAACATATATTAGGAAGACGTTCATATTTTAACGTCACCCAATGCTCTTCATCATCCTCAATGGAGAGAACCTGACCCCTACAGAGAGGTAGAGAAATATCCACTTGCACTCGGACTCGAAAGAAGCTGCCTCTATCAACCTCCGCATCACTTGAATTACAATCCACTGTCCCCATTGCGTCACATAAATCCTCTGCTACCCCCCTGCTCAAGAAGGTAACCGGAATGTTATGTACTTGCACCCATAACGACACTGTGTTAAAGGCCATGTCATGTACTGGAACTGCACTATCCAGTTTCTGAAGGACAACCATATGCCTGTCGAAACTCCACGGTTTGCTTGCCATAAATTTTTCGACCTCCTCTGcattatcaaacacaaacaaCAACTTGTGATCTCCTGCATTGCGGACCTTAAAATCATTCCTTGATTGCCATAGTGGACTAAAGGTTCTGACTATCGCATCAGTATTCAAAACTCTCTTGGTTAGGAATTTTGCCACAATCGTATGCTCATGGGAGACTCTATCCCTCTTCATTACTAGTTTACCTCCTTCCCTATCGTTCAACGACAAATTGCGCCATTTGTTTGTCAGGTTCTCCATCCTAACTATTAGTGTTTCCCAGACCCCAAACAAAAAACCCCCACTAGCCCTACCGGTAACATTGTTATCCTAGGGAAAAGAGCCTTACAAGAAGGAACAACCACTTCTACTGACTAAGAGATGAGAGTTCAAAGTCTCTCTTCTCTAACGACAGAGAAACTTAAAGCAaagtggcttttttttttttcttaactgaATTTTGTGCAActccctaaaaaaatttatcggTTACTATAAAAAACTCAACCTTAATTAATGTGTTAGTTTATAACTCTGTGCATATACATGTAATACATTTACATCTAAGCATAacaaaatttgtattaaatttttaccaagtttatgtataatatatataatgtttgtatttttgaaaatataaaataggtacttataaaataaatataagttcatttgaaaaaaatggaaagaaaattatttaaattgttatCCATGAAATTCGCAATTTGAATTTGTCCAACCACtatttgtataataataataataataataaaaataataataataattgttaaggacatattttatgtagttggctaatcttttgacaaaatgcactttacttgtatttggattgatctaggatgtgtttaatatttcaaagaacatattgttcaagtctagtattaaagccatgaagattagaccaaaaaacaagtgaagaaaaggtgtttactaaagctggacacctgcagATAGCTGCTGGACACCTGCAGGACAGCTGGTCGAGAGCtactcgacagatgctatctatcgaggtttaatgaggctcaacagatgctatctatcgaggttacgaaaatcaaaattttcagatctgatttttgggccagacttttgtatttgtgtagggtttcttttctcacaactctagacatatataaggcatattttagaggccgtcacataagagaatataaggagaacaaatggaaaaggtgaccgaagccttattctctctgaaagaagttactgcgtctttgcgccttagggttttgtaaccaagtgcttcttgatcttcattgttgaagaagtgaagaactttgcaaccaacatcttcttctctagttggtgattgaagtcgcgtattgggatccgtgcaattggttagtcacgtactgggatccgtgcatcaaagggtggcgttcatatattgaagagttcagaggttctgaagcggtagaaggtttctactgtgagttcatctacggggattgtagagtctagggacaaaggttttgtactagatctgaaatttctctttactatagtggattgcttttcgggaaggtttccccccaggttttttactgtgaaactggttgatttcattggtttttctgggtcatcataccttgtcttatttatttttccgatgcacttagttttgacatgatattgatgtttgtttgttttaacaagttttatgcataataaatctaattaacaacttgggtttaaaacttattaattctatcaaccgtggtctaaattttccaacaacaacaacaacaacaacaacaacaacaataataataataataataataatactttaagaaaaaaatattgatagcaaatgttattaattttttgttgtgctTGAGTTTAGTTTATGTTGATTTAGATCTGTTCTAGATGGGAATGAAACCTATAAGCTGAAGCCTAAATtcaatataaatatgaattcaattttcattatttcttatttattatttattttccccAATCCCCATTACCAATTACATCAATTCCTTATTAAAGTcaaaccaaacttttttttttctctttggctTTGCATTAATAACTTACTTGGTacaaagatttaaaaattatatagacaagtggtgcaaaattagattcCAAgtgaaaatataattgaattttatcttaattttggctttaaataaataaataaataaatatatatatatatatatatatatatatatatatatatatatatatatatatatatatatatatatatatatatatatgattgagGCTTTCGTTAATCgaattctttatttatttgcaatatatatatatatatatatatgattgagGCTTTCGTTAATCgaattctttatttatttgcttttattaCTTTTCAATGCAGTGAGATCCATTAGATTCCTCCTCAACAAGTGCATATGTGCAATTGTTAACAAAAGTCATAATTTAAATATAGTTACAGTGAGATACAAGATGAAATCATGCTGTGTGATGTGTAATGTTTACATTGAGTCATGTGGAATAAGCATGGCACATAACGCAATTGTAATAAAGATACAACAAAGCTACaagcacaatattttcataataatttcataataaaatctaagtgacaagttgttaatggtTAGTAGTGGGCTCAAATAAGAGCCAATAATAGCTTGTTACCTAGactttgttgtgaaattgtgatGAAAATGTTATACTCATATCACTACTCATAAAAATGAGTCCCTATGCACGGaagcaaatttatataaatattaaattttcttaataataaataaaccaaatcCTCCAATTTTTAATGAAGATGAAATGCACTTTTACAATTAGCTAAGAATTCTTAATATTGAAAGCCCCCttcatgtcagcattttaattctTAACGTCAGCTAATACCAATTAGAACTCACCCGTCATGAGttcaattttcttaaaatagttcaaaacagaaaatactttgattatattatttttaaaattatttaaataatccctcattagaaatataatataattatgaaTCATTTTCTCTACTAGTTCTTTCAATTGACTTTTATTTGTTCCTCTCTTTAGGGTTTAGGGCAATGGAATTCTGGTTTGAATTTGTTTGTGGTTAATAGTTTTGGATTTCGATTTTATGCTTTAGGGT
It encodes:
- the LOC142624970 gene encoding uncharacterized protein At4g02000-like yields the protein MENLTNKWRNLSLNDREGGKLVMKRDRVSHEHTIVAKFLTKRVLNTDAIVRTFSPLWQSRNDFKVRNAGDHKLLFVFDNAEEVEKFMASKPWSFDRHMVVLQKLDSAVPVHDMAFNTVSLWVQVHNIPVTFLSRGVAEDLCDAMGTVDCNSSDAEVDRGSFFRVRVQVDISLPLCRGQVLSIEDDEEHWVTLKYERLPNICYWCGCLDLSDKDCDRWI